One Rhinolophus sinicus isolate RSC01 linkage group LG06, ASM3656204v1, whole genome shotgun sequence DNA window includes the following coding sequences:
- the BUD13 gene encoding BUD13 homolog: MAAAPPLSKAEYLKRYLSGADAGGYGGSESGRKRRKKRPKPGGAGGKGMRIVDDDVSWTSISTTKPEKEEEEDDGDLPVVAEFVDERPEEVKQMETFRSSAKWKLLGGHNEELSSHRHFCHDTPDPSPPRRLRHDTPEPSPPRRLRHDTPEPSPPRRARHDTPDPSPPRRSRHDTPDPSPPRKVRHDTPDPSPPRRTRHNTLDSSPPRRVRHDSEDPSSPRRAHHDSLDPSPLRKPHRHSSGVSPRRTRHDTPDPSPPRRTRHDTPGPSPPRRAHHSSSDISPHRRARNSCPDTSQPRRTLGSLDTLQLRRARHDSPDLAPNVPHSLPQTKSSKVPERASSKTSPHWKGPGPSHLSLLKNSKYGYDSDLSPPRKKQAKSHVRSKQHDSKGSSPSHRKFHTHSSPRRHQSDTLDNRKASDSDLSPPRNKQSSGRQDSDADLSPPRSRPRHQSSDSDLSPPRRKPRAKSSDSDLSLPRRTQPLGKKAAHMYSGAQTGLVLTDIQREQQELKKRDQETMAFEAEFQYAETVFRDKSGRKRDLKLERLEQRRKAEKASERDELYAQWGKGLAQSRQQQQNVEDAIKEMQKPLARYIDDEDLDQMLREQEREGDPMANFIRKNKAKENKNKRVRPRYTGIAPPPNRFNIWPGYRWDGVDRSNGFEQKRFSRLASKKAVEELAYKWSVEDM; encoded by the exons ATGGCGGCAGCTCCGCCGCTCTCCAAGGCCGAGTATCTGAAGCGCTACTTGTCGGGGGCAGATGCCGGCGGCTACGGGGGCTCCGAGTCCGGTCGCAAGCGTCGCAAAAAGCGACCGAAGCCTGGCGGGGCTGGCGGCAAGGG AATGCGGATTGTGGATGATGATGTGAGCTGGACATCTATTTCCACCACTAAaccagaaaaagaggaagaggaagatgatgGAGATTTGCCTGTG GTGGCTGAATTTGTGGATGAGCGACCAGAAGAGGTAAAGCAGATGGAAACCTTTCGTTCCAGTGCCAAATGGAAGCTTTTGGGAG GCCACAATGAAGAACTATCTTCACACAGACATTTCTGTCACGACACCCCGGATCCTTCTCCTCCTAGGAGGCTCCGTCACGACACCCCAGAGCCTTCTCCTCCTAGGAGGCTCCGTCATGACACCCCAGAGCCTTCTCCTCCTAGGAGGGCCCGTCATGACACCCCAGATCCTTCTCCTCCTAGGAGGTCCCGTCACGACACCCCAGATCCATCTCCTCCTAGGAAGGTCCGTCACGACACCCCAGATCCTTCTCCTCCTAGGAGGACCCGTCACAACACCCTGGATTCATCCCCTCCTAGGAGAGTTCGTCATGATTCTGAAGACCCATCTTCCCCCAGAAGGGCCCATCATGATTCATTAGATCCCTCTCCTCTCAGGAAACCTCATCGTCATTCTTCAGGTGTATCTCCTAGGAGGACCCGTCATGACACACCAGATCCATCTCCTCCTAGGAGGACCCGTCATGACACACCAGGTCCATCTCCTCCTAGAAGGGCCCATCACAGTTCCTCTGATATCTCTCCCCACAGAAGGGCCCGTAACAGCTGCCCTGACACATCTCAACCTAGAAGGACTCTTGGCTCTTTAGACACATTGCAGCTCAGGAGGGCCCGGCATGACTCCCCGGATTTGGCTCCTAATGTTCCGCATTCACTGCCCCAAACCAAAAGCAGTAAAGTCCCAGAAAGAGCCTCTAGCAAAACTTCTCCACATTGGAAGGGGCCAGGACCCTCTCATCTGTCACTCCTGAAGAACAGCAAATATGGATATGACTCTGACCTCTCTCCTCCAcgaaaaaagcaagcaaaatcCCATGTCAGAAGTAAACAGCATGATTCTAAAG GCTCTTCACCCAGCCATAGGAAATTTCATACACACTCTTCACCTAGAAGACATCAGAGTGACACATTGGACAACCGGAAAGCTTCTGATTCAGATCTTTCTCCTCCACGGAATAAACAAAGTTCAGGGCGCCAGGATTCTGATGCAGATCTGTCACCTCCACGCAGTAGACCTAGACACCAGAGCTCTGACTCTGACCTCTCTCCACCAAGGAGGAAGCCGAGGGCCAAATCTTCTGATTCCGATCTCTCTCTACCTCGAAGGACTCAGCCTCTGGGAAAGAAG GCTGCACACATGTATTCTGGGGCTCAAACTGGGCTGGTGTTAACTGACATACAGCGAGAGCAGCAGGAACTCAAGAAACGGGACCAAGAAACCATGGCATTTGAAG CTGAATTCCAGTATGCTGAAACTGTATTTCGAGATAAGTCTGGCCGTAAAAGGGATTTGAAACTGGAACGTTTAGagcaaaggagaaaagcagagaaggcCTCGGAGAGAGATGAACTGTATGCCCAGTGGGGAAAAGG CCTTGCCCAGAGCCGGCAGCAGCAACAAAATGTGGAGGATGCAATAAAGGAAATGCAGAAACCTCTGGCCCGCTATATCGATGATGAGGACCTGGACCAGATGCTAAGAGAACAGGAAAGAGAGGGGGACCCCATGGCCAACTTTATCAGGAAAAACAAGGCCAAGGAGAACAAGAATAAGAGAG TGAGACCTCGCTACACTGGCATAGCACCTCCTCCCAACAGATTCAATATCTGGCCTGGATATCGCTGGGATGGAGTGGACAG